The nucleotide window AAATCGCGGCGCATGTCGCACGAACTTCAAACACATGATTAGCCGCGCGGAGCGCAGATGACGGACACGTTCGATTTTATCATTGTTGGTGCGGGCTCGGCCGGTTGCGCCATGGCATCCAGACTGTCGGAAGACGGCACCAATCGCGTTCTGGTACTGGAATTTGGCGGCACAGATGCTGGGCCGCTGATTCAGATGCCAGCGGCTCTTTCTTACCCGATGAACATGTCGCTATACGACTGGGGTTATTCCAGCGAACCCGAACCGCATTTGGGCGGTCGACGCTTGGCCACACCCCGGGGCAAAGTCATCGGTGGCTCGTCCTCCGTCAATGGCATGGTCTATGTTCGCGGTCATGCCTGCGATTTCGACACCTGGGAGGAAATGGGGGCCGCCGGCTGGGGTTATCGGCATGTTCTGCCCTACTACAAGCGACTGGAAACGAGCCACGGCGGCCAGACAGGTTGGCGCGGGAGCAACGGTCCCCTTCATGTCCAGCGGGGATCAAAGTGGAACCCACTGTTTCAGGCATTCAAGGATGCGGGTGAACAGGCCGGCTACGGTGTGACAGGCGATTATAATGGCGAGCGCCAGGAAGGCTTTGCCGATATGGAGATGACGGTCCATCGGGGACGCCGATGGTCCGCAGCGAATGCTTATCTGAAGCCGGCTCTGAAACGCGGAAACCTTGATCTGATCAAGGGCGCGCTTGTGCGCAAGGTCCTGATCGAAAACAATCGCGCAGTCGGCGTGGAATTCGAGACAGGCGGGGAAATTCGCACGGCGCGCGCGGAACGCGAAGTCGTGCTGGCGGCTTCCTCCATCAATTCTCCCAAAATCCTTATGCAGTCGGGCATCGGCGCAGCTGCTGACCTGAGTGCGCTTGGGAT belongs to Roseibium porphyridii and includes:
- the betA gene encoding choline dehydrogenase produces the protein MTDTFDFIIVGAGSAGCAMASRLSEDGTNRVLVLEFGGTDAGPLIQMPAALSYPMNMSLYDWGYSSEPEPHLGGRRLATPRGKVIGGSSSVNGMVYVRGHACDFDTWEEMGAAGWGYRHVLPYYKRLETSHGGQTGWRGSNGPLHVQRGSKWNPLFQAFKDAGEQAGYGVTGDYNGERQEGFADMEMTVHRGRRWSAANAYLKPALKRGNLDLIKGALVRKVLIENNRAVGVEFETGGEIRTARAEREVVLAASSINSPKILMQSGIGAAADLSALGIDVVADRPGVGANLQDHLELYIQQACVQPITLYKHWNLISKAVIGAQWLFFKKGLGASNQFEAAAFIRSKAGVKYPDIQYHFLPFAVRYDGQAAAEGHGFQAHVGPMRSKSRGAVKLTSSDPRSKPSIFFNYMSHEEDWEDFRKCIRLTRELFGQEAFADYRGKEIQPGDHVQSDEALDDFIREHAESAYHPCGTCRMGAKDDPMAVVDPECRVIGVDGLRVADSSIFPLITNGNLNAPSIMVGEKASDHILGIDPLPASNQEPWIHPDWETSQR